In a genomic window of Desulforegula conservatrix Mb1Pa:
- a CDS encoding AraC family ligand binding domain-containing protein, whose protein sequence is MNIDKLTKLSPIEIGYRIEPALPVIPFAMQVNQAGCAGSHAHPRGQLIYASSGVMRVVCGRDVWVAPPSQAVWVPPDMEHEVYFPGEILLRNLFIDPSMSSSLPKDCTILKVSSLLRELILKAVLIGDGYLPESSGYRLMLVIIDELQQAEPTELHLPMGRDERLLRVMEVLLKNPGVINDNYFSAPELFLQWL, encoded by the coding sequence ATGAATATCGATAAACTGACAAAATTATCACCTATTGAAATTGGATATAGAATTGAGCCAGCATTGCCTGTCATACCATTTGCCATGCAAGTGAATCAGGCTGGTTGCGCTGGTTCCCATGCTCATCCTCGCGGTCAGCTTATCTATGCAAGCAGCGGTGTAATGAGGGTTGTTTGCGGACGTGACGTCTGGGTCGCACCGCCTTCACAGGCAGTATGGGTACCACCTGATATGGAGCATGAAGTCTATTTCCCAGGCGAAATTTTATTACGTAATTTGTTCATTGATCCTTCCATGTCTTCATCCTTGCCAAAAGATTGCACCATACTGAAAGTGTCATCACTTTTACGTGAGTTGATTCTGAAAGCAGTACTGATAGGAGATGGCTACTTACCAGAGAGTTCAGGATACCGGCTGATGCTTGTAATAATCGACGAATTGCAACAGGCAGAGCCAACAGAACTGCATTTACCGATGGGAAGAGATGAAAGGCTTCTAAGAGTTATGGAGGTGTTACTTAAAAACCCTGGGGTGATCAACGACAATTATTTTTCCGCTCCAGAGCTCTTTCTTCAATGGCTATAA